CGGGGCGTGGAGGGGGCGCAGCCTGGGTGACGCCCCCGCGCCTGAGGGGACTCGCCGCCAACTCCCCTCAGCTCACTGGTCTGGAATTTGAAGAAGTGGGTATTCCCCTTCCCACCCCAGGCACTGACGGAGCGGCCCCCCGGGGATTCCAGGACCCGAGCTCCGGGAGCTGGACTCGCAGCGGCCGCGGCAGAGCAAGCGGGCGCCGGGAAGCGAGAAGGAGGCGCCCGCCGGAGGCCCAGCTGCCCGGAGCAACTGGCATGGCCCGAACCATGGCCGTCGCATGGCCTCCGCTGCTACTGACGCTACTGGTGCTGTCCTGGCCACCCCCAGGAACCGGTGAGTGACCTCCGCGCAGTCCGGCGGCCTCTCTTTCGCTCCCAGCCCCGCATCCAAGCCGGGTACTTGGCCCCCTGGGTCCCCGAAGATGACGGCGCCGCCCGGCGCCACCCACCCCCCATCTCTGCCCCGGAGTTGGAAGGAACACGGGGCGAGGGCAGGACCGTCCTCGTAGCCATCCGGAGAGCGGTCGGAGTTGGGTTTAGAAGTTCCTCGAAATTGGCAGCAACACAGGGTGGGCACAAGACCCTCCTCTGGGCCCCTCGGAAAGGGGATGGAGTTAGGTGCGGACATTTCCCAAAAAAGGCAAGAGAATCTCGGAAAATTAGCAGGTGGTGACTCATGCGGGATTACCTTATCCAGGTTCCTGCTCAGCACACCCAGGCCATAACCCAGCAGCCTGCTGGCGGGCTGGGTCTGGACAGAGAGGATGGTTGATGTTGGGGAGGAGGACAGTGGGTGACACTTGACACCATTACCCCTCTGACCCCCAGTGTCTGACTCCAAGGGActggccattcattcattcttttttttttttttttttttaattttgagatagtctcactccatcacccaggatggagtgcagtgtcctgatcttggctcactgcagcctcctcctcccgggttcaagccattctcctgcttcagcctcccgagtagctcggattacagacatgtgccaccattcctggctaatatttttgtatttttagcagagacaggatttcaccatgttggccaggctggtctcaaacttctgataaatatatatattatatattattattatatattataataatatataattctatatctTATGTATGTAATTAACAATATATGATATCATAATGTACAATATATTTcttagtaaatattaaatatatttataacatacatgttatctatataataaataatatatattttattatacatttaataagtaaataatatatattttatttatttatatattttgtgtgtgtatatatatatttattgtgtgtgtgcgtgtatgtgtgtgtgtatgagagagagagacagggtcttgctctgttgcccaggctggagtgcagtggcacaatcccggctcactgcaacctggacttcccaggctcaagtgatcctctcactatggcttctggagtagctgggattataggtgctcaccaccacacctggcgattttttttgtatttttggtagagatagggtttcgctatgctgcccaggctgattgcagccaagcgcagtggctcatgcctgtaatcccaacactttgggaagctgagatgggaggatcacttgagcttaggaattcaaaaccagcctgggcaacatggcaagaccccatctctacaaaaataattagctaaataaaaatttaaaaagaaaaaagaaacctccaCCAAGGCCCATGCGAAGCTTCCTACTATGGCTTCCTGCGGGTCCGGGTAAGCGCTGCTGGCTCGGCTAATGAAACTCCCGAAATACTGGACAACGTGGGAGATTGGCTTTGGGGCGTCTACCGCTTTGCCACTGATAGGAATGACTTCTGAAGGAACTTGATACTAAATTTGGGACTCTTTGCTGCCGGAGTTTGGCTGGCCAGGAACTTGAGTGACATCAACCTCATGGCATCTCAGCCGGGGGTATAGCCAAGTAGACAAATGGAATCCTGTGCTGAACCCGAATCTTCCAAAAAACAGCGTACAATCTGTGACCACCAGAAGATGTGCCCTGATGGCAGCTGAAGTTTGATTCAGATGGGcacttttcttccctctccctgcctAGTTTCCTTTTGTTCCTTGAGTCCACGCAGAATTCCATTCTCTGGTCAGCAGACAGGCTTAAGCTAAAGTATTGCCTTTGTTCTATAAAGTTCTGTACATAGTTCCCAAGCTTCTGCGGGAGGTGATCTTTGATCTTGTCCTGAGAAATAACAGTGctgttttaacaaacatttgaaataaataccgcacacacaaaaaaatatataaataaaaataataaaaaaataaaaaagaatgcatagGACTATGTTTATTAGTGTCAATAAGCGCTGACACATgttgaggacctactatgtgctagggcCCTTGGCAGAAAGATTTTTATATAGGACCTGGGGGATTAGAGGTCAGTCTCTGACCACCCAAGTTCAAATCCTACCTCTGCCACTAAACCTCTGTATGACTTGGAGGACGTTATACTCTGtgtcagtttccctgtctgtaaaattATGTTAACAGTAGTGCTTGCCTCAGGGGGCTACTTCAGGATTAAATGCCAAAATATATGTGAAGCACCCAGAATAGCCCCGATCTGTGTCAGCACCCTGTGAGTGTGCACTGTTCTAAGTCTCATTTTACAAACTAGGAGAAAGAATCAGACAGGTTAAGTAACCGACATGAAGCCTCACTATAATTACCTTCCTCTTGTGCCACGGTCCTCCACATTCTTCCGACCAGGATCCACCCAGAGTAGTAATACTCCTTTCATGGATTTGAAGACCCAGGATTTCTCCCCATTTTCTACATTGGGGGTATTCTAACCCCTAATGGCAATTGTGCTGTAAATAATGACAGTCATCGTATGTGAAAGCTAAGATACCGGTGTGATGAAAagttctgggccaggtgcggtggctcacacctgtaatcccagcactttgggaggccgaggcaggaggatcacttgaggccaggagttcaagaccagcctggccaacatggtgaaaccccatctctgctaaaaaaaaaaattaaaaaattagccaggtgtggtggcgggagcctgtcaTCCAGCTACACggaaagctaaggcaggagaaccgcttgagccccagaggcagagcttgcagtgagcagagatcgtgccactgcactccacctgggcgacagagcgagactccgtctcaaaaaaaagaaaagaaaaagttctggagCTGTATAATGGTGACGGTTGCACAACATCTTGAAATGTACGtagtgccactgaactgtatgctttaaatggcttaaatggtaaatttatttttttaaccacaatatttaccacaattttttaaatcagtgatgttgagattgAGGGAAATACGGTAATAATAGAAGAAATATGGTAATAAACAGCCAAAGTGAAGGAGCACGGCCAAGTTGCAGACCATCCCGGACGCCCTTACCCTCCTTGCCTGCCTCGACCCCAACTAGTGCCCcagtcccccctccccccacaccccACCATCCACCAGGGCTCCAGGGCCTCGGCGTGCACACGCCCAGGTGCCCGGGCTCCCGGAGCCCCTCACTATCTAGCCCAGGAACACACCGGGTCTGACACCTTCTCTTCGGTTCTCCGCAGGGGACGTCGTCGTGCAGGCGCCCACCCAGGTGCCCGGCTTCTTGGGCGACTCCGTGACGCTGCCCTGCTACCTACAGGTGCCCGGCATGGAGGTGACGCACGTGTCACAGCTGACTTGGTCGCGGCATGGTGAATCCGGCAGCATGGCCGTCTTCCACCAAACGCAGGGCCCCAACTATTCGGAGCCCAAACGCCTGGAATTCGTGGCCGCCAGACTGGGCACAGAGCTGCGGGATGCCTCATTGAGGATGTTCGGGTTGCGCGTGGAGGATGAAGGCAACTACACCTGCCTGTTCGTCACGTtcccacagggcagcaggagcgTGGATATCTGGCTCCGAGTGCTTGGTGAGCAGGGGTTTTGGGGAGGCTGAATGAAAGGCGACTTGGTGGGAGGATCAGGGAAGTCAGCAAAGAgtggggaggccagggagggagggagattcCCTCCACAGCAGATTCCCTGGGCACAAAAGGAGGGGCAGCGCaatgatgggggtggggggggggggggcgcgggggggggggggctgcaGGGCAGGAAGGGAGCAAAGATCTCCGGGAGTAAGGACCCCCAAGCCTCGGGTTAGAACGCcctgagggagagggaggggtaTATTGGAAAGGGAGCTGGGAGGGGACccaaaaggaagggaggaggccTGGGTGTCCTTGTCTGGGTCCctcctttcctcatctgtaaaagggttGGTGACAATAGCATCACCCTTGGAAAGCTGTCCTGAGTGTCCCGGTGCAGCCTTAGAGCTTCACCGCTGGCCCATGTGAGCCCCTTAGAGCTGTCAGTTACTGTTACTTtatttggtgaaaaaggagaaagttgaaacAGACAGACAGGAAAGCAAGGATCCTGATACCCAAAAGAGGAGGGAATCTGCTTCCATTTTCATGAGCTCCATGAGGCCCTCCTCTTGGAACTTGAGCAAGaagtctctgtgcctcagtttcctcatctgtgggaTGGGGATCACCATGAGGAGTCAAAAAAActgaccctgttttttttttctgagccggagtttagctctgtcgcccaggctggagtacagtggtgtggtcaaGGTAGgtcctcactgcagcctggaactcctgtgcTAACGGATGCTCCTGCCTCcctgtagctggaattacaggaatgtgccaccacgcttgtttttgttttgttctgttttggtttttttaagcTTATGTGCCAAGAACTATTCCAGGCCTGTGCATGAGAAACTCATGAAATGTCAAGGGCTtggaactgtgcctggcacacaacacCTAACCACAGGCAGCTCTTGTCGCTCCAGCAAGCCTGGGATTCCAGGTATCATGGTTTAGGATGAGGTAAAACAGAAACAGCGAGTCAAGTTAAGGAGAAATCTTCAGTAAATAATACAGGTAATGATGGGGAAGCAAGTTCCAGGTTTGGGAATCACCAGGATGATGATTAAGAGATGGTCAAGGtggttttggagtcagacagaccttaTGGGAAAGCCTAGCTCTGCTGCTTACAGCTGTGTCACcgtgggcaagtcacttcccttcTCAACTTCAGAGCTCAGGCTTCCTCTCCTCCACTGAGCCCCAGACTAGGATAACCCCCTTTGGGTTTCCCCTTCCCCGCCCTGCCCTCTCCGAGTCATCACTGCCTAGGAAAGAGTCTGTCTGCCCCCTTGGACTGTACCCATGAGGGCAGAACCAGGGCTATTTTGGTCACTGCCGGGCCCCAGCACTTTCCAGCAAACAGTATTTATGGAGCACTTATGTGCCATTCTGAGAGCTTTACCTGCATATTCTCATTGCCTATAGTGCCATCATTACCCCTGTcgacagacaaggaaactgaggcacagacttGCACAAGACCACCCAGCTGCTTAGGGACACAGCTGGGGTTTAAACCATGCTAtcctgtatccttttttttttttttctttttctctttttgagacagaatctcactctgtcacccaggctggagagcagtgacaatcttggctcactgcaacctccacctcttgagttcaaccaattctctggcctcagcctcccaagtaactgggattactggtgtgtgccaccacaccctggctaatttttagtagagacagtttccccatgttggccaggctggtcttgaactcctgacttcaagtgatccatccacctcagcctcccaaagttctgggattataggcatgagccaccccgcccagccacCATGCCATCCGGTACCCTTAATGAATGCCTCCTTCTGCCACAGGTTCATTGGATGACCTGTTGCTTTTGTTCCTCTTCCCAGCCAAGCCCCAAAACACAGCTGAGGTTCAGAAGGTCCAGCTCACTGGAAAGCCGGTGCCCGTGGCCCGCTGCGTCTCCACAGGGGGTCGCCCGCCAGCCCACATCACCTGGCACTCAGACCTGGGCGGGATGCCCAATACCAGCCAGGCGCCAGGGTTCCTGTCTGGCACAGTCACTGTCACCAGCCTCTGGATTTTGGTGCCCTCAAGCCAGGTGGACGGCAAGAGTGTGACCTGCAAGGTGGAGCACGAGAGCTTTGAGAAGCCTCAGCTGCTGACTGTGAACCTCACCGTCTACTGTGAGTGTGCCTGAGTCAGTGACGGCAAGATCCCCTGCCGGGCTGCCCCCAGCACTGTCTACACTGACTCCCCAAGGCACTGTAGGCATTGCTTCCTTCATCTGCACTGGCTCCCCTGACTCCTGTCTACACGACCATTGTCTGCACCAGCTCCCCTGGGCCATAAACAACACTGTCCCTATTGCCTACACCAGTTTACTCGGGCCATAGTCAATGCTGGTACCCAGATTGTCTGCCCTGGCTTCTCTAGCCACTGTCTGCGTGGATACCCCACACTCTATTGACTCCCTTGAGCACAGTCTACACTGCCCCCAAACTGCCTACACCTGCTTCCCCAGGCAACTATCCACAATGACCTTCCCCACATTGCTACACTAGTTCTCCTGGCCACGATCAGCACTGCCTCCCTTCTTGTCTACACCCACTCCCttgtccatttctttctttctttctttttttttttttttttttgaaataaagtctccctctgtcacccaggctggagtacagtggcacagtctcggctcactgtaacctctgcctcccaagttcaggtggttctcctacctcagcctcccaaatagctgggattacaggtgcatgccaccacacctgtctaatttttgtatttttagtagacagggtttcaccatgttggccaggctggtctcgaactcctgacctcaggtgatctgcctgcctcagccttccaaagtgtgctggaattacaggcatgagccaccatgcccggcctttttttttttctttggacagggtctcactctgtcacccaggctggagtgtaggggcatgatcatggctcctacagcctcaaccttccaggctcaagggatcctcctccctcagcctcccaagtaactgggactacaggtacaggcaccatgcccagctaattttacaattttttgtagagagagttttgctgtgttgcccaggctggtctcaaactcctaggctgaagtgatcctcccaccccagtctcccaaagtgctgagattacaggcgtgagccactgcacctggccccttgtCCATTTTCTACACTGCCTTACCATTGTCTACACTGGCTCTTCTGGGCCACAGACAGCACTATCCCCATTGTCTACACCAGCTATTTCGGCCATCAGCTGTGGGGTGTTTTCACTGTCTCCCATGGTGTCTACACTGGCTCCTATGACCACTGTCTACATAAACACCCCACTTTTTCTACACTGGTTCTCCTGGGCACTCTCTAAAGTGCCTCTCGACACTGTCTACACTGACTCCCTGGAGAACTGTCTCCATTCACCTCCCACATTGTATCGACCAGCTCCCCGAGCCATGATCGACCGTCTCTGCCGGGTGCTGGCTGCATTGATCTTCCCACATTGTTTGTGCTGGCTCCCCTCAGCAGTGTCTCCAGAGTCCCCCAGTGTAGTCTCTATGCTCCTCTGCCCAATGTTGTCTACACTGGCGCACTTACAGGCTATGGAGTCTCGCCCCACAtcaccacactggcctccttgtgTTCTGTCTGCACAGCCCCCTGACAGCATCTGTCCTGGTTCTCCTGCACAGCGTTACCTCCACCAGCGCCCTCACGGCATCATCGACATTGACACCCACACGTTTATCTCCACTGACAGCCCCAGGGACTCTCTAACCAGTGCTGTCTAACAGAAATAGCACGCAAGCTGCATGTAGGATTTTAAATTCTACAGTAGCcaccccattaaaaaaattaaaagaaagaggccaggcacagtggctcacgccagcactatgggaggctaaggcaggtggctcacctgaggtcaggcattcaagaccagcctgaccaatgtggtaaaactccgtctttactaaaaaatgcaaaatttagccaggcatggtaacgggtgtctgtgatcccagctactggccaggctgaggcaggaaaatcacttgaacctgggaggcagaggttgcagtgagcgagattgtgccattttgcactcctgcctgggaaacagagcaagactccgtctcaaaaacaaaaaaagaaaaaaaagagatgaaatttatttgtttatttatttatctatttatttatttgagacggtgtcttactcggtcatccagactggagtgcagtggcatggctcactgtatcctcaacctcctaggcttaagtcatcctcccacctcagcctcagtctcctgagttagctgggactacaggcgtgtgacaccatgcccagctaattttgtgtgtgtgtgtgtgtgatagagtcttgctctgtcacccatgctagagtgcagtggcgtgatatcagctcactgcagcctccgcctctcaggttcaagcgattctcctgcctcagcctcccgagtagctgggatcacaggccctggctacagtgcctggctaatttttgtatttgtagtagagacggggtttcaccatgttggccaggctggtctcaaactcctgacctcatgatccacataccttggcctcccaaagtgctgggattaccgatgtgagccaccacacctggccttgttaaattttttgtagagacaggatctccctatgtttcccagacggtttcgaactcctgggctcaactgatcctcctgcctcaacctcccaaggtactgggattacaggcatgagccactgtgcctggccaaaattaattttaataattgcctTTACGTACCCCAATAtacccaaaatattatttcaacttgtaattgtttttttaattattcttaagatctttcccatttattttgcCCTAGTAAAGCCTTTGAAATATGGTGTGTATTTCAGCCTGGCTATATTTCGAGTGCTCAGTAGTCACATGTGGCCAGTAAGTGCCACATTGGACAACTAGACTAAGCTCCCACATCGTCTACACTGGCTCATCCAAAtactgtctacacacacacacacacagggcctGTCTTAATTTCACCAACTCCCGGGGACACACTGTATACGTGGGGGTGATCTCACCCCCACCACAACATTTCAACACTGGCCTGACAATATAGCATCTGCTGTAATATTCCAACACCCTGTCTACACTGAGGCCATCAGTAATATCCACACAAGCTCTTCTAGGCATCATTCATACTGTTCCTCCCGTCATTGTCTATACTGCCTACTCCCCCACCAGGCAAGTGGTACACAGATTCCCTCAGGTACTGTCTATACTGGAGTCCCTCAACACTGTCACTGGGTCTGAGCGAGGAGGAGGAGATCTGCACTGACTCCTACCCCTCAGCCCCCAAAAAACCCTGTCCCATTGGCCTGCCCCCTGAGGACGTTGAAATCACATCTGGGATGGCTGAGCAGCAGCCTAGAGCAGGGTTATCCAGGACTTTTTCCCGCAGGACTTTTTCCCGCAGGACTTGTCGGAGCCTTGAAAACACTGCCGTGTGTTATGAGTGGTCATTGCCTGTGAGTGAGAAAAGGAGGAGGCCTTTTCCTGCAGCACACCCAAGACATACCTGGTCCAGGCTACCCAGGAAAGCTAGTGCAgaaaagcaggtcctcagaagcCCTCTCCATGTGCCCACTGACCAAAGACTCCCAGGCTTCTGCTCTCTGTGGCACCCCATCTCCCTAGACTCCTCCTAGGCCTCTCCAGCGCCTGCTGTTTTCCAGATATCCCCAGGCCTTTTCCTGCAGTGATGTGAATCCCATGTAGCCCTTGGCTCCCCAAAGGCTCCCTGTCTCTGAACCTCTGTGTCCATTTCCTGCAGACCCCCCAGAGGTATCCTTCTCTGGCTATGATAACAACTGGTACCTCAGCCAGAATGAGGCCACCCTGACCTGCGACGCTCGCAGCAACCCGGAGCCCACAGGCTACAACTGGAGCACGTGAGTCCTGAGTctcagggaggaggggctgggggtgtgGATTTGTGGGTCTgatggaggaggggctgggcctggacccctgggtctgagggagaagGGACTGGGGGCCTGGATTCCTGGgactgagggaggagggactggGCCTGGacccctgggtctgagggaggagaggctgggggcctggactcttGGTATAAGAGAGCAGGgggattcagaaaagaaaaaaagaggagggaagagatgCCCAGTGGGGAGCATCTCTGTTTTGCAGTTGAGGCGTCTAGCAGGTGGTTTAATCCTGGCTGGTGGATGCACCTGCTGTTTGGGGTGTGCCT
The Piliocolobus tephrosceles isolate RC106 unplaced genomic scaffold, ASM277652v3 unscaffolded_41125, whole genome shotgun sequence genome window above contains:
- the LOC113223378 gene encoding poliovirus receptor homolog isoform X1; the protein is MARTMAVAWPPLLLTLLVLSWPPPGTGDVVVQAPTQVPGFLGDSVTLPCYLQVPGMEVTHVSQLTWSRHGESGSMAVFHQTQGPNYSEPKRLEFVAARLGTELRDASLRMFGLRVEDEGNYTCLFVTFPQGSRSVDIWLRVLAKPQNTAEVQKVQLTGKPVPVARCVSTGGRPPAHITWHSDLGGMPNTSQAPGFLSGTVTVTSLWILVPSSQVDGKSVTCKVEHESFEKPQLLTVNLTVYYPPEVSFSGYDNNWYLSQNEATLTCDARSNPEPTGYNWSTTMGPLPPFAVAQGAQLLIRPVDKPINTTFICNVTNALGARQAELTVQVKEGPPSEHSGMSSNVIIFLILGIVILLTLLGIGLYFYQSRYSCEFLWHHHLSPSSNEYASVSANGYISYSDVSREASSSQDPQTEGTR
- the LOC113223378 gene encoding poliovirus receptor homolog isoform X2, whose product is MARTMAVAWPPLLLTLLVLSWPPPGTGDVVVQAPTQVPGFLGDSVTLPCYLQVPGMEVTHVSQLTWSRHGESGSMAVFHQTQGPNYSEPKRLEFVAARLGTELRDASLRMFGLRVEDEGNYTCLFVTFPQGSRSVDIWLRVLAKPQNTAEVQKVQLTGKPVPVARCVSTGGRPPAHITWHSDLGGMPNTSQAPGFLSGTVTVTSLWILVPSSQVDGKSVTCKVEHESFEKPQLLTVNLTVYYPPEVSFSGYDNNWYLSQNEATLTCDARSNPEPTGYNWSTTMGPLPPFAVAQGAQLLIRPVDKPINTTFICNVTNALGARQAELTVQVKEGPPSEHSGNEYASVSANGYISYSDVSREASSSQDPQTEGTR
- the LOC113223378 gene encoding poliovirus receptor homolog isoform X3, coding for MARTMAVAWPPLLLTLLVLSWPPPGTGDVVVQAPTQVPGFLGDSVTLPCYLQVPGMEVTHVSQLTWSRHGESGSMAVFHQTQGPNYSEPKRLEFVAARLGTELRDASLRMFGLRVEDEGNYTCLFVTFPQGSRSVDIWLRVLAKPQNTAEVQKVQLTGKPVPVARCVSTGGRPPAHITWHSDLGGMPNTSQAPGFLSGTVTVTSLWILVPSSQVDGKSVTCKVEHESFEKPQLLTVNLTVYYPPEVSFSGYDNNWYLSQNEATLTCDARSNPEPTGYNWSTTMGPLPPFAVAQGAQLLIRPVDKPINTTFICNVTNALGARQAELTVQVKGNEYASVSANGYISYSDVSREASSSQDPQTEGTR